Proteins encoded in a region of the Malaciobacter mytili LMG 24559 genome:
- a CDS encoding MMPL family transporter, which produces MNKLIKYLVFILFLFSIIVLINTNSFSKISNSILTLLPKSEEKSFLQEYDKFKSSKLLLLSVKGLEKESYNKTIKLEEELSKIEGLTLKKVFYNNQLETYKQEFKLYYKEFDKQRFENINIKQELTTLYENLNNSFFPILIDKQDPFKLFKDESLHLVFNLKNSHITIGDFGYISFFMIDEKLNSLQEYKKLYNSVNSITKNYQEIIVFSPIFYYVENEKAIKDDVNKIILIATIILLLLYLVILRNFSLLLNTLTALATSTILSIVIVTSLFNEISIFVIVFGISISTVAIDYMFHNYIHGYYSNNKKFNKEVFYGFLTTLLVFFTISFVSFDLITHICIFAVISLTISYLQFSFLFPKIGFLPKQNKTFSLKLELISPKIIFVFSLIVLIVFSQFITFDLNLKNLDYDNKVLKEKEEFFNKNLKEDNIIKILITAKNIDELILNIEKIKQEVKYIKSPLAYLVNEEILKQRNTLLQSKEFLQLKNTIGIEASKLGFRKDFFTDAYKIQEKTITYDTIEELKQLNIDIIKHNNSLLSYVTIKKDELKNIEKFDFVYPLSMTLLFEKSLLKVKNELLFFGAIALIIIFSLLFIITKKEFLNSFNYIVFPLCLIFISSYFIEFNILHIFMIFILLSFSIDYGIYTSKRLDKKTKEAIIYSLLSTFAGFGVLIFSKINSLKAIGVIATIGIIAIALLLIFSKRSNNETNCA; this is translated from the coding sequence TTGAACAAACTAATTAAATATCTAGTTTTTATACTTTTTCTTTTTTCTATAATAGTATTAATAAATACAAATAGCTTTAGTAAAATCTCAAATAGTATTTTAACTTTACTTCCTAAAAGTGAAGAAAAATCATTTTTACAAGAGTATGATAAATTTAAAAGTTCAAAGCTTTTACTTTTAAGTGTTAAAGGACTTGAAAAAGAATCTTATAACAAAACTATAAAATTAGAAGAAGAACTTTCAAAAATAGAGGGTTTAACTTTAAAAAAAGTTTTTTATAATAATCAATTGGAAACTTATAAACAAGAGTTTAAACTATATTATAAAGAGTTTGATAAACAAAGATTTGAAAATATTAATATAAAACAAGAACTTACTACTTTATATGAGAATTTAAATAACTCTTTTTTCCCTATTCTTATAGATAAACAAGACCCTTTTAAACTTTTTAAAGATGAGAGTTTACACTTAGTATTTAATTTAAAAAACTCTCATATTACTATTGGTGATTTTGGTTATATTTCATTTTTTATGATAGATGAAAAACTAAACTCTTTGCAAGAGTATAAAAAGCTTTATAATAGTGTAAATAGTATTACAAAGAATTACCAAGAGATTATAGTTTTCTCTCCAATTTTTTATTATGTAGAAAATGAAAAAGCAATTAAAGATGATGTAAATAAGATTATTTTAATAGCAACTATTATTCTTCTTTTATTGTATTTAGTTATTTTAAGAAACTTCTCTTTACTTTTAAATACTTTAACTGCATTAGCAACTTCTACTATTTTATCAATAGTAATAGTAACTTCTTTATTTAATGAAATTTCTATTTTTGTAATAGTTTTTGGGATTTCAATTAGTACTGTTGCCATTGATTATATGTTTCATAACTATATTCACGGATATTATTCAAATAATAAAAAGTTTAATAAAGAGGTTTTTTATGGCTTTTTAACAACTCTTTTAGTTTTCTTTACAATTAGTTTTGTCTCTTTTGATTTAATTACTCATATTTGTATTTTTGCAGTTATTTCTTTAACAATTTCATATTTACAATTCTCTTTTCTTTTCCCTAAAATTGGATTTTTACCAAAACAAAATAAAACTTTTAGTTTAAAACTAGAACTAATTTCTCCAAAGATCATTTTTGTATTTTCCTTAATAGTTTTAATTGTTTTTTCTCAATTTATTACATTTGATTTAAATTTAAAAAATTTAGATTATGATAATAAAGTTTTAAAAGAAAAAGAAGAGTTTTTCAATAAAAATTTAAAAGAAGATAATATTATAAAGATTTTAATAACAGCAAAAAATATTGATGAGTTAATTTTAAATATTGAAAAAATTAAACAAGAAGTAAAATATATAAAATCTCCTTTAGCTTATTTAGTAAATGAAGAGATTTTAAAACAAAGAAATACTCTTTTACAAAGCAAAGAATTTTTACAATTAAAAAATACAATAGGTATTGAAGCTTCAAAGCTTGGATTTAGAAAAGATTTTTTTACTGATGCATATAAGATACAAGAAAAAACCATAACTTACGATACGATAGAAGAACTAAAACAATTAAACATAGATATTATCAAACATAATAACTCACTTTTATCTTATGTAACTATAAAAAAAGATGAGCTAAAGAATATAGAAAAATTTGACTTTGTATATCCTTTAAGTATGACTTTGCTATTTGAAAAATCTCTACTTAAAGTTAAAAATGAACTACTTTTTTTTGGTGCAATTGCACTTATTATAATCTTTAGTTTATTATTTATAATTACAAAAAAAGAGTTTTTAAACTCTTTTAATTATATAGTTTTCCCTTTATGTTTAATTTTTATTTCATCATATTTTATAGAATTTAATATTTTACATATTTTTATGATTTTTATACTTTTATCTTTTTCTATTGATTATGGAATATATACTTCAAAACGATTGGATAAAAAAACAAAAGAAGCAATAATATACTCTTTACTTAGCACTTTTGCTGGATTTGGAGTTTTAATTTTTAGTAAAATAAACTCTTTAAAGGCAATTGGAGTAATTGCAACTATAGGAATTATTGCTATTGCTTTACTATTAATATTTTCAAAAAGGTCAAATAATGAAACTAATTGTGCATAA
- a CDS encoding SDR family NAD(P)-dependent oxidoreductase: protein MQKVLVTGATGSIGEAIVKEYAKNGFYVYIHYNSNKQKATEILEEINNQGELITFNMKDKESIKTTLEDLEVDVLINNAGIIKDNLFFFMSDEEWEDVINTNLNGAFFVTKVISKKMMMNKKGSIVNIASISGIGGNAGQANYSASKGGVIAFTKTLAIELGRYNIRVNALAPGIIKSEMIENIPNIKELKKSIPLGRLGEAKEVAKCAYFMGVEATYVSGEVLNISGAMVR from the coding sequence ATGCAAAAAGTATTAGTAACAGGAGCAACAGGAAGTATTGGGGAAGCTATTGTAAAAGAGTATGCAAAAAATGGATTTTATGTATATATTCATTACAATAGTAATAAACAAAAAGCAACTGAAATCTTAGAAGAGATTAATAATCAAGGAGAATTAATCACTTTTAATATGAAAGATAAAGAATCAATTAAAACTACTTTAGAGGACCTTGAAGTTGATGTACTAATAAATAATGCTGGAATTATAAAAGATAACTTATTTTTCTTTATGAGTGATGAAGAGTGGGAAGATGTTATAAATACAAATTTAAATGGGGCATTTTTTGTTACAAAAGTAATTTCTAAAAAAATGATGATGAATAAAAAAGGAAGTATTGTTAATATAGCTTCTATCTCTGGGATTGGAGGAAATGCTGGGCAGGCTAATTATAGTGCAAGTAAAGGTGGAGTTATTGCTTTTACAAAAACGTTAGCTATTGAACTTGGAAGATATAATATTAGAGTAAATGCTTTAGCCCCAGGAATTATCAAATCAGAAATGATTGAAAATATTCCAAATATAAAAGAGCTAAAAAAAAGTATTCCTCTTGGAAGATTAGGAGAGGCTAAAGAAGTTGCTAAATGTGCATATTTTATGGGAGTAGAAGCAACTTATGTAAGTGGAGAAGTTTTAAATATAAGTGGAGCAATGGTTAGGTAA
- a CDS encoding HAL/PAL/TAL family ammonia-lyase, which yields MNLLIDKRYITLKEIIQSCNIEISKDENFLNYINHTHDFLMNQIKEGKPIYGITTGYGASGKNYVSYEDSKTLQKNLFRFHGCGIGTKLSYKVCRYAVIMRTISLSKARSGVSVELLKRLEFLIKEDIIPVIPSQGSVGASGDLTPLSYIAAVIAGEREVYYKGEIKPVQEVYEQLNIQPYEFKPKEALAIMNGTTVMSAIALAAIEEFETILDSMESYVAGMFEVLLGDDTPVEDFVHDSKPFDGQIASAKNIKRKIAGSKLTHGRDDRYDKFFADNDLNIQDTYSMRCAPQVLGVIRDNLDISKKWVETEINSVNDNPLIDGENQKIYTSGNFYGGYVAHAMDTLKICAANLADLLDKEFALLVDHKFNRGLGENLKLSKEPYYHGFKAMQISLSSLSADVIKNTTAASIHSRPTESLNQDKVSMGTTAANDFAKMIPDLYNMLSIAFIGMAQAVDIRGSKEVSPHLKNIYDITRTIIKPLYEDRRMDFDIEAINTLIQNKKFI from the coding sequence ATGAATTTATTAATTGATAAAAGATATATAACACTAAAAGAGATTATACAATCTTGCAATATTGAGATTTCAAAAGATGAAAACTTTTTAAACTATATTAACCATACTCATGATTTTTTAATGAATCAAATAAAAGAAGGTAAGCCAATTTATGGAATTACTACAGGATATGGAGCAAGTGGTAAAAATTATGTAAGTTATGAAGATAGTAAAACTTTACAAAAAAACCTTTTTAGATTTCATGGTTGTGGAATAGGAACAAAACTATCTTATAAAGTTTGTAGATATGCTGTTATTATGAGAACTATTTCTTTAAGTAAAGCTAGATCTGGAGTTAGTGTAGAATTACTAAAAAGACTTGAATTTTTAATAAAAGAAGATATTATTCCTGTAATTCCATCTCAAGGTTCAGTGGGAGCTAGTGGAGATTTAACTCCTTTATCATATATAGCTGCCGTTATTGCAGGGGAAAGAGAAGTATATTATAAAGGGGAAATTAAACCTGTTCAAGAAGTATATGAACAGTTAAATATTCAACCTTATGAATTTAAACCAAAAGAGGCTTTAGCTATTATGAATGGTACAACAGTTATGAGTGCTATTGCCCTTGCAGCAATTGAAGAGTTTGAAACAATCTTAGACTCAATGGAATCATATGTAGCTGGAATGTTTGAAGTTTTATTAGGAGATGATACTCCTGTTGAAGATTTTGTACATGATTCAAAACCTTTTGATGGTCAAATTGCAAGTGCAAAAAATATTAAAAGAAAAATTGCTGGTTCAAAATTAACTCATGGAAGAGATGATAGATATGATAAGTTTTTTGCAGATAATGATTTAAATATTCAAGATACTTATTCAATGAGATGTGCTCCTCAAGTATTAGGAGTAATAAGAGATAATCTAGATATTTCAAAAAAATGGGTAGAAACAGAAATAAACTCAGTAAATGACAACCCTTTAATTGATGGTGAAAATCAAAAAATCTATACATCTGGGAACTTCTATGGTGGATATGTGGCACATGCTATGGATACTTTAAAAATATGCGCAGCTAATTTAGCTGATTTATTAGATAAAGAGTTTGCACTACTAGTTGATCATAAATTCAATAGAGGTTTAGGAGAAAATTTAAAACTTTCAAAAGAGCCATATTATCATGGTTTTAAAGCTATGCAAATAAGTCTTAGCTCATTAAGTGCTGATGTTATAAAAAATACAACAGCAGCTTCAATTCACTCAAGACCAACAGAATCTTTAAACCAAGATAAAGTTTCTATGGGAACTACTGCAGCAAACGATTTTGCAAAAATGATTCCAGATTTATATAATATGCTATCAATTGCCTTTATAGGTATGGCACAAGCTGTTGATATTAGAGGCTCAAAAGAAGTTTCACCTCATCTAAAAAATATCTATGATATTACAAGAACTATTATTAAACCTCTTTATGAAGATAGAAGAATGGATTTTGATATTGAAGCAATTAATACTCTAATTCAAAATAAAAAATTTATTTAA
- a CDS encoding lysophospholipid acyltransferase family protein, which translates to MSAKQRVGGPIVKTLYTFYKIFGYKSVYYSLYFVVLYYFLFASNVRKALKKYYLKLGIKFTNKIFFKHLFNYALTTSDRFISKANPEDYTFLYKDRKVLLEDVKNGALIVSNHFGGWATASNYFNVENVKINVVMNEAMIKNAKEFEELLNKKNQDCVKIIDISKGSLATSIAIGNALLENESVAFMGDRALNEKYEYCLDFFNEKAYFNKNPFLIAYKTNKPIIVLFVILKNTREYELLYKRIQLDKTKKEDVAIDIAMKQYVKALTNILKEYPLQWFNFYDFWEKK; encoded by the coding sequence ATGTCAGCTAAACAAAGAGTTGGTGGTCCAATAGTAAAAACACTATATACTTTTTATAAAATTTTTGGATATAAAAGTGTATATTATTCTTTATATTTTGTAGTGCTATACTACTTTTTATTTGCATCAAATGTAAGAAAAGCCTTAAAAAAATATTATTTAAAACTTGGAATAAAATTTACAAATAAAATCTTTTTTAAACACCTATTTAACTATGCACTTACAACTTCAGATAGATTTATTTCAAAAGCTAATCCTGAAGATTATACTTTTTTATATAAAGATAGAAAAGTTTTACTAGAAGATGTAAAAAATGGGGCACTTATAGTATCAAACCATTTTGGTGGCTGGGCAACTGCAAGTAATTATTTTAATGTTGAAAATGTAAAAATCAATGTAGTAATGAATGAAGCCATGATAAAAAATGCTAAAGAGTTTGAAGAATTACTAAATAAAAAAAACCAAGATTGTGTAAAAATAATAGATATTTCAAAAGGTTCACTTGCAACTTCAATTGCCATTGGCAATGCCTTATTGGAAAATGAATCTGTAGCTTTTATGGGAGATAGAGCCTTAAATGAAAAATATGAATACTGTTTAGATTTTTTTAATGAAAAAGCATATTTTAATAAAAATCCTTTTTTAATTGCATATAAGACAAACAAACCAATTATTGTTTTATTTGTAATACTAAAGAATACAAGAGAATATGAACTTTTATATAAAAGAATACAATTAGATAAAACAAAAAAAGAGGATGTTGCTATTGATATTGCTATGAAGCAATATGTAAAAGCTTTAACTAATATACTAAAAGAATATCCATTACAATGGTTTAATTTTTATGATTTTTGGGAGAAAAAATGA
- a CDS encoding glycosyltransferase family 2 protein encodes MSQNNIIVIIPTYNNPKTIKNVTDDVLKNNYKLIVIDDGSQIKVSDLIPSHPNIIILRHETNLGKGEAILTGAKKAKELGYNYFVSMDGDGQHLASEIYKLQNCITTDNQIVIGSRNFEIENVPKKSKIGRAFHNFWIKLNSGYDITDSLTGFRLYPVSILDLGIKSKRFNFEAEVLVKHYWKYKKISDTTIECYYPTPEERVSHFNNYKDTISITLLHLKLFLQKIFLLKGIL; translated from the coding sequence TTGTCACAGAATAATATAATAGTCATAATTCCCACATATAATAACCCTAAAACAATAAAAAATGTAACTGATGATGTATTAAAGAATAATTATAAATTAATAGTTATTGATGATGGTTCACAAATTAAAGTTAGCGATTTAATCCCAAGTCATCCTAATATTATAATTTTAAGACATGAAACTAATCTTGGGAAGGGTGAAGCAATTTTAACAGGTGCTAAAAAAGCAAAAGAATTAGGATATAACTATTTTGTAAGTATGGATGGGGATGGGCAACATCTTGCAAGTGAAATATATAAATTACAAAATTGTATTACAACAGATAATCAAATAGTTATAGGTTCAAGAAACTTTGAAATAGAAAATGTACCTAAAAAATCCAAAATAGGAAGAGCCTTTCATAATTTTTGGATTAAACTAAATAGTGGCTATGATATAACTGATTCTTTAACAGGCTTTAGGTTATATCCTGTTTCTATACTTGATTTAGGTATAAAAAGTAAAAGATTTAATTTTGAAGCAGAAGTTTTAGTAAAACATTATTGGAAATATAAAAAAATATCAGATACTACTATTGAGTGTTATTATCCAACTCCTGAAGAGAGGGTTAGTCATTTTAATAACTATAAAGATACCATCTCTATTACTCTTTTACACTTAAAACTTTTTTTACAAAAAATATTTTTATTAAAAGGTATTTTGTAA
- a CDS encoding NAD(P)/FAD-dependent oxidoreductase: MQNCDILIIGGGPSGSIAACKLLKEGYSVVILEKLDFPRFVIGESLLPRCNQILEECDLLETINKQKYMVKGGAIFINEEKKEQYIDFRKNLGQKWGTSFQVKREEFDNVLLQSAKSLGAKVLHGYEVIAYNNEENIITAKSKENIEEKFKARFVLDASGYGRVLPKLLNLDIPSDLKLRNAIFTRVKGEQRREGDAEGFIDIVIHDDNNAWIWVIPFSDGTTSMGVVCQEEYFKNTNLTKEEFLDKVISEHKYLKEKFSTAEKIAPVGIINGYSAAIKKMYGKGFALSGNATEFLDPVFSSGVTLALESSSKVASLISKELKNEKVDWQKDYEEYMMIGINVFREFVYAWYEGKLRKIFYSANKSELIQKSISSILSGYVWDEKNYFVNDTKNKINALVSMIQ, encoded by the coding sequence GTGCAAAATTGTGACATATTAATTATTGGTGGGGGACCTAGTGGTTCTATTGCTGCTTGCAAGCTTTTAAAAGAGGGCTATAGTGTGGTTATATTGGAAAAATTAGACTTCCCAAGATTTGTAATTGGAGAATCTTTATTGCCAAGATGTAATCAAATTCTAGAAGAATGTGACTTACTTGAGACTATAAATAAACAAAAATATATGGTTAAAGGTGGAGCAATTTTTATAAATGAAGAGAAAAAAGAACAGTATATTGATTTTAGAAAAAATCTAGGACAAAAATGGGGAACAAGCTTCCAAGTAAAAAGAGAAGAGTTTGATAATGTATTATTACAAAGTGCAAAATCTCTTGGGGCAAAAGTTCTTCATGGGTATGAAGTTATAGCATACAATAATGAAGAAAATATAATTACTGCAAAAAGTAAAGAAAATATTGAAGAAAAATTTAAAGCTAGGTTTGTTTTAGATGCTTCAGGATATGGAAGAGTTTTACCAAAACTTCTTAATTTAGATATTCCTTCTGATTTAAAACTAAGAAATGCTATTTTTACTAGAGTAAAAGGTGAACAAAGAAGAGAAGGGGATGCTGAGGGATTTATTGATATTGTAATTCACGATGATAATAATGCTTGGATTTGGGTTATACCTTTTAGTGATGGTACAACTTCTATGGGTGTAGTTTGTCAAGAGGAGTATTTTAAAAATACAAATTTAACTAAAGAAGAGTTTTTAGATAAAGTCATAAGTGAGCATAAATACTTAAAAGAGAAGTTTTCAACTGCTGAAAAAATTGCACCAGTGGGTATCATAAATGGTTACTCAGCAGCCATTAAAAAAATGTATGGAAAAGGTTTTGCTTTAAGTGGAAATGCAACAGAGTTTTTAGATCCTGTATTCTCTTCGGGTGTTACTTTAGCCTTAGAGTCTTCATCAAAAGTTGCTTCACTAATAAGTAAAGAGCTAAAAAATGAAAAAGTTGATTGGCAAAAAGATTATGAAGAATATATGATGATTGGTATAAATGTATTTAGAGAGTTTGTATATGCTTGGTATGAAGGAAAATTAAGAAAGATATTTTATAGTGCCAATAAATCAGAACTTATTCAAAAATCAATTAGTTCTATCCTTTCAGGTTATGTGTGGGATGAAAAAAACTACTTTGTAAATGACACTAAAAATAAAATTAATGCACTTGTAAGTATGATACAATAA
- a CDS encoding phosphopantetheine-binding protein, with amino-acid sequence MAISSNEFKQVLIEGLNLEDITPDDINDSDPLFGDDGLGLDSVDSIELVLIIEKEYGVKIQNPELYNEIFASVENLLKYINENK; translated from the coding sequence ATGGCTATTTCAAGTAATGAGTTTAAACAAGTTTTAATTGAGGGATTAAACCTTGAAGATATAACACCTGATGATATAAATGATAGTGATCCACTTTTTGGTGATGATGGGCTTGGATTAGACTCTGTAGATTCTATAGAACTTGTACTTATTATTGAAAAAGAGTATGGAGTAAAAATACAAAATCCTGAACTATACAATGAGATTTTTGCTTCTGTAGAAAATTTATTAAAATATATAAATGAAAATAAGTAA
- a CDS encoding beta-ketoacyl-[acyl-carrier-protein] synthase family protein produces MKISKAYINNYSSVSCAGDSSEELFLSICQKKNTISLDTSYVNETTVAIGKIASSLKFEELLIKHCKKVLEESNLNDFSNTLLIIGSSVGGMNKTEEIFFKDNSYKNINYKEHPIDAIAHLLKKEFTFYDDISFSTACTSSANALGYAKEVINKNIYKNVLVVGVDALSYTTVCGFHALSVLSSKPCTPFEQNREGMNVAEAIAVLLIQDTKVNNNSIEICGVGYSSDAHHMTQPHPEGAGAKKAMENAIKDANISKNEIGYINAHGTGTMANDTSELKAIASLFNENKPYVSSTKSITGHTLGAAGAIEAIISSMALQQEIIPPSKNITNLENNEVKISNEIINQKLKYVISNSFAFGGNNTSLVFGISK; encoded by the coding sequence ATGAAAATAAGTAAAGCATATATAAATAACTATTCTTCAGTGTCATGTGCGGGAGATAGTTCAGAAGAGCTTTTTTTATCAATTTGTCAAAAAAAAAATACAATTAGTTTAGATACAAGCTATGTAAATGAAACTACAGTTGCAATTGGAAAAATAGCTTCTTCTTTAAAATTTGAAGAATTACTTATAAAACATTGTAAAAAAGTATTAGAAGAATCGAATTTAAATGATTTTTCTAATACTTTACTTATTATTGGTTCTTCTGTTGGTGGGATGAATAAAACAGAAGAGATTTTTTTTAAAGATAACTCATATAAAAATATAAATTATAAAGAACATCCTATTGATGCAATTGCACACTTACTAAAAAAAGAGTTTACTTTTTATGATGATATTTCTTTTTCCACAGCTTGCACTTCTAGTGCAAATGCATTGGGTTATGCAAAAGAAGTAATTAATAAAAATATTTATAAAAATGTTTTAGTTGTAGGTGTAGATGCCCTATCTTATACAACGGTTTGTGGTTTCCATGCATTAAGTGTCTTATCTAGTAAACCTTGTACTCCTTTTGAACAAAATAGAGAAGGGATGAATGTTGCAGAAGCAATAGCAGTTTTACTTATTCAAGATACAAAAGTAAATAATAATTCTATTGAGATATGTGGAGTAGGATATAGTTCTGATGCTCATCATATGACTCAACCACATCCAGAGGGTGCTGGTGCAAAAAAAGCTATGGAAAATGCAATTAAAGATGCAAATATCTCTAAAAATGAAATAGGATATATAAATGCCCATGGAACTGGAACTATGGCAAATGATACTTCTGAATTAAAAGCTATTGCAAGTTTATTTAATGAAAATAAACCTTATGTAAGTTCTACTAAATCTATAACTGGACATACTTTAGGTGCAGCTGGAGCTATTGAAGCTATTATTTCTTCAATGGCCTTACAACAAGAAATAATTCCCCCTAGTAAAAATATTACTAATTTAGAAAATAATGAGGTTAAAATCTCAAATGAAATTATAAATCAAAAGTTAAAATATGTAATAAGTAACTCTTTTGCTTTTGGTGGAAATAATACTAGTTTAGTTTTTGGAATAAGTAAATGA
- a CDS encoding beta-ketoacyl synthase chain length factor, whose translation MKINLEILDAAYLMGEVEIDNLNTKELVPKMVFRRRLTKAAKLVIELVSKVNFTNGRIMYASAFGELEATAKILNAILNKEGISPTDFQNSVYNTPVSYASILENNQNEIMTISCGDNTSNRLLKLGAIKALDNDEILLVATETLNIKNIEQINSCIDYLEVAVALKVKVTEKEANINIIEVDKTLPKSIAYLVQVAKTFDKEKQNIIGISL comes from the coding sequence ATGAAGATAAATTTAGAAATTTTAGATGCTGCATATTTAATGGGTGAAGTTGAAATAGATAACCTAAATACAAAAGAATTAGTTCCAAAAATGGTTTTTAGAAGAAGACTTACAAAAGCAGCTAAACTTGTAATAGAACTTGTTTCAAAAGTAAATTTTACAAATGGAAGAATAATGTATGCAAGTGCTTTTGGAGAGTTAGAAGCAACAGCAAAAATTTTAAATGCAATTTTAAATAAAGAGGGTATTTCTCCCACTGATTTTCAAAATTCAGTTTATAATACCCCTGTATCTTATGCTTCAATTTTAGAAAATAATCAAAATGAAATAATGACTATTTCTTGTGGGGATAATACTTCAAATAGGCTTTTAAAATTAGGAGCTATTAAAGCTTTGGATAATGATGAGATATTATTAGTGGCTACTGAAACTTTAAATATTAAAAATATTGAGCAAATTAACAGTTGTATTGATTATTTAGAAGTAGCAGTGGCTTTAAAAGTAAAAGTTACTGAAAAAGAAGCAAATATTAATATAATAGAAGTTGATAAAACTTTACCTAAATCAATAGCATATTTAGTACAAGTAGCTAAAACTTTTGATAAAGAAAAACAAAATATTATAGGAATTAGCTTATGA
- a CDS encoding class I SAM-dependent methyltransferase, whose amino-acid sequence MKFFKNNDNLTALEAQYEAQKIAFAPIIFQVARVMRDLKVLKTLKDFSKEGLTLEELANKTKLSVYSIQVLLETALSANIVKQKDELWFLTKIGYFIDNDEMTRLNLNYNHYVNYLGLYNLEESIKENKACGLKVFGEWETIYPALSTLPKEVKKSWFEFDHFYSDSGFEQAIEILNSLNIKKLLDIGGNTGKFATLLSNKNSDIEITIMDLPQQIKLAKQTIYEKNLTNISTFEANILNDDTNIPTGYDIIWMSQFLDCFKEEQIIKILTKIKKSLNNNSKICIMEPFWDRQNNETAAFCVINTSPYFTAMANGYSKMFKYQDFEKYLQKAGLEVEKIIDNIGICQTLILCK is encoded by the coding sequence ATGAAATTTTTTAAAAACAATGATAATTTAACGGCCTTAGAAGCACAATATGAAGCTCAAAAAATTGCCTTTGCTCCTATAATTTTTCAAGTTGCAAGAGTAATGAGAGATTTAAAAGTTTTAAAAACTCTAAAAGATTTTTCCAAAGAGGGACTTACTTTAGAAGAGTTAGCAAATAAAACAAAACTTTCAGTTTATTCAATACAAGTACTATTAGAAACTGCCCTTAGTGCAAATATAGTAAAACAAAAAGATGAGCTTTGGTTTTTAACAAAAATTGGATATTTTATCGATAATGATGAGATGACAAGATTAAATTTAAATTATAATCATTATGTAAATTATTTGGGTTTATATAATTTAGAAGAGTCTATAAAAGAAAATAAAGCTTGTGGTTTAAAAGTTTTTGGAGAGTGGGAGACTATTTATCCTGCCTTATCAACTTTACCAAAAGAAGTAAAAAAAAGTTGGTTTGAGTTTGATCATTTTTATTCAGATAGTGGATTTGAACAAGCAATTGAAATTTTAAATAGCCTAAATATTAAAAAACTTTTAGATATAGGTGGAAATACAGGAAAATTTGCAACTTTACTTTCAAATAAAAACTCAGATATTGAGATTACTATTATGGATTTACCACAACAAATAAAACTTGCAAAACAAACAATATATGAAAAAAATCTTACAAATATCTCTACATTTGAAGCAAATATTTTAAATGATGATACAAATATTCCTACTGGGTATGATATTATTTGGATGAGCCAATTTTTAGATTGTTTTAAAGAAGAACAAATTATAAAAATATTAACAAAAATCAAAAAATCACTTAATAATAATTCAAAAATTTGCATTATGGAACCTTTTTGGGATAGACAAAATAATGAAACAGCAGCTTTTTGTGTAATAAATACTTCTCCTTATTTTACTGCTATGGCAAATGGATATAGTAAGATGTTTAAATATCAAGATTTTGAAAAATATCTGCAAAAAGCAGGTTTAGAAGTGGAAAAGATTATTGATAATATAGGGATTTGTCAAACACTTATTCTTTGTAAATAA